TGGGCTCTTCAGGATCGCGGGTGCCACTACCTGCTCTTCCAAAATGGGCCAAGGGAAGCCAGGGCGAACCAACCTGCCCAGCGCTACTTCGGCGTCATGGGTGGCGACCACGTTGGGCGAAATGATAGTGCCGTCGCTGTCACGCAACTGGTAGTAACCAGGCGGTACGTCGATTGCGAAGCTGCCGTCGGCGCTGGTTAGGCCTAGGAAAGAGTCGTGGCTGACTCGGCTCTCGAGATGGAGCGCGAGGTGGGACAGAGGTTGCCCCTGCTTATTGAGGACCGTACCACGCACAATCGCCGCATTGCTCACGCCGACGACGGCCACAATTGCCATCGCGCCCCCCATAAGTCCAAGGGTGAAGTGCTTTAGTAATCCCATAACTCACTAATAGCGAAACCGTAGGGAGGATGGAATGATCGGCCGGGGGAAGGTAGGACCTTCCAGTGTCGTGGCCTCTCAATAACTAGGGAGTTTCGCGGTCGCGGAAAGCGGCACTAGTCCAGTGGAACGGGTCGCAGTGCTTGCCCATCGCCCTCGCGGACAGCGCCTGCCGCGCTGTTATATCTGCCATCGACCGTCGATTCAGAGCCTCTCTTAATCCTACGCCATGACCGATCTGGAAGAGGACAAAGGCTATCCGCCTAAAGCGGCGCCGTCCTCCGCGCTATCGGACCGGGCAAATCCAACCCCCCGAACCAAAGCTGGATGCCGATAGCCGAGCACGCCCTGCTTTTAGCGATAATGGCGCATCAGGCCTACCACCACGCCGCGCACCGTCAGCTCTTCCGCCGCGGCGTAAATCGGTGCCATTGTGGCGTTGGCTGGTTGCAGCCGAATAGTGCCGTCGTCCTGATGATAGAACTTCTTGACCGTGGCTTCGCCATTGATCAAGGCAACCACCGTCTCGCCGTCGTTGGCATGGTCACGTCCTTCCACGATGATATAGTCCCCATCGCGAATTCCTTCGTCGATCATCGATTCGCCGCGTACCCGCAAGCAGAAGGTCTGCTGGCGCCGGATGAACTCTTCGGGCACCGTGATAGTGTCGTTGCCCTCCACCGCCTCGATTGGCGCGCCTGCCGCCACCAGTCCCAGCATCGGCAGTTCCCGCGCGGTGCTACGCGGCGTGGTATCGACCATTTCCAATGCCCGGCTATGATTCCATTTCCGTCGGATTAAGCCCTTCGCCTCGAGGTTCTTCAGATGTTTATGAATAGTGGCCAGCGAGGACAAACCGAAGTAGGCGCCGATCTCCTGCAAGGTCGGGGCGTAACCGAACTTTCCGATATGATCGCTGAGATAATCGACAAGCTGCTTTTGTCGTTTCGTCAGAGTCGCCATCGTGGCTCTCCCTGGGCTGTCCTAATTGCGCGATAATGGCGAATGGAGAGCGAAAAAGCAAGAGCCAAGGAAAGGATTTTAAGGTTAAGTAGCACATTTTCAACTTTGCGATTACTCTTTGCTCCGCGCTTCGGCGCGTTCCACGCAGTCGCGGAAGAGCCGATGATAGTTGGTGACCAGTCCGAGCTGGCGGATGATCCCTTCGGCGCCGATCAAAGCTCGCAGCAGAAAAACGCTGTGGGCTGGAGATGCGTACAGGCGATTGGCTAAAGCGATTTCGCCTACTGCGGCGGCCTTGGCCACCGAGTCGTACTTCTTGGGATCGAAGCGACGGTCTTCGCGGACCGGCTCGAACAGAGTTCTAACGATCTCCACCATCGGAGCAGGCTCCTGGCCGCGTGCGAGATAGCCTAGCGCGATGAGCGCCTGCCCCATCGCGCTGGTGTCATCGTCGATCAGGCCGCGCGCCAGTTTGAGGTTGGCTCGGCGAATGGGCTCGGGAAAACTGCGAATGGAGCCAAAGTCCAGCATTCCCAAAGTGGGATGATAGGTCACCAGGTAGTTGCCTGGGTGGGGATCGGTATGGAGCACGCCCAACTCCAAGATCTGGCGCCACATCAAGCTGAAGTACTTGCGCGCGACCCACTCTTTGAGGGCCGAATCTACGCCGGGGGCGAGCACGTCGGCTAGCGGATAACCTTCTAGATAGGTCATGGTCAGGACGCGCTCGGAGCTGAGAGCGGGAATCACGGTTGGAATCGTGATGTCGGGATCGTCGGCCAGCAGTTGCTTGAAGCGTGCCGTGTTAGCGGCTTCCAGTCGGTAGTCTAGCTCCTCCTGGATGCGGGCCTGCAGTTCGGCGTAGATGGTGCGAACCTCCAGCTTCTGGCGCATCAGGTCGTGGGCGAGCGCTTTGAAGGTGGCCAGCAGGAGCTTCAGATTCTTGAGGTCCTGTGCCACCGTCTCGCGCACTCCGGGATACTGAATCTTGACCACCACCTGCTGGCCATTGGCCAAAGTGGCGCGATGGACCTGTCCCAGCGAGGCGGCAGCGAAGGCGGTGCGCTCGAAGCGGCGGAAAAGCTGTTCGGGACCCTGACCGAGTTCGCGTCGGATCTGCTCGGCGATAATCTTGTAGTCCATCGGCGGCACGCTGTGCTGGGTCGTGCTCAGCACTTCCAGCGCGGCGGCCGGCAGGATGTCCTCGCGCATCGAGAGCATCTGGATGATTTTGAGAAAAGCGCCGCGCAACTCTTGCGAGCTTTCCACAATCAGGCGGGCGTTTTTGACGTGGGTAGCGAGCAGGCTTTGGTCGCGCTGGGCGGTATCCTGAAAGGGTCGGCGCAGCGTGGCCCACAGATAATTGGAGCCAACCTGCGAGGCCAGCCCGCCCATCTTGAGCGCGCGCCGCGCGCGGCCGCTGGTCAGCGGCTTATCGGGAGCCATTGCCGGCATGCTCCGACCAGCCCACGCGATTAATTAAAGTGGCGGAGAGCGCGGCGCCGAAGCCGTTATCGATGTTGACCACGGTGATCCCGCCTGAGCAGGCGTTGAGCATCCCCAACAGCGCCGCGATCCCACCCAGCGCGGCACCGTAACCCACGCTGGTAGGCACCGCGATTACCGGCTTGTCGATCAGTCCGGCCACCACCGAGGGCAGCGCGCCTTCCATCCCCGCCACCACGATCACCACGCTGGCCGCGGCTATCAGCTCCAGGTTACTAGTCAGGCGATGGAGGCCGGCCACGCCCACGTCGTACAAGCGGCTGACCCGATTGCCGAACAACTCGGCGCACAGCGCGGCTTCTTCAGCCACCGCCAGATCGGAGGTGCCAGCACAGATTACCAGTACGGTTCCATGGCCGCGCGGCGGTTCCGGGTGCACGATTACCGTGCCCAACGAAGCATCGCTCCGGTACTCCAAGCGGCGCAACCGCCGCCGCACTTGGCGCGCCTTATCCTCGTCCAGCCTCGTCACGATCAGATTTTGCCCACGCGCGACGATTTGGGCGC
The sequence above is a segment of the Candidatus Binataceae bacterium genome. Coding sequences within it:
- the larB gene encoding nickel pincer cofactor biosynthesis protein LarB, yielding MTESTIRQLLEQIADGTLSVERALTDLRHLPFADLEFAKIDLHRQLRRGLPEVVFGAGKSAEQIASIGAQIVARGQNLIVTRLDEDKARQVRRRLRRLEYRSDASLGTVIVHPEPPRGHGTVLVICAGTSDLAVAEEAALCAELFGNRVSRLYDVGVAGLHRLTSNLELIAAASVVIVVAGMEGALPSVVAGLIDKPVIAVPTSVGYGAALGGIAALLGMLNACSGGITVVNIDNGFGAALSATLINRVGWSEHAGNGSR
- a CDS encoding AarF/ABC1/UbiB kinase family protein yields the protein MAPDKPLTSGRARRALKMGGLASQVGSNYLWATLRRPFQDTAQRDQSLLATHVKNARLIVESSQELRGAFLKIIQMLSMREDILPAAALEVLSTTQHSVPPMDYKIIAEQIRRELGQGPEQLFRRFERTAFAAASLGQVHRATLANGQQVVVKIQYPGVRETVAQDLKNLKLLLATFKALAHDLMRQKLEVRTIYAELQARIQEELDYRLEAANTARFKQLLADDPDITIPTVIPALSSERVLTMTYLEGYPLADVLAPGVDSALKEWVARKYFSLMWRQILELGVLHTDPHPGNYLVTYHPTLGMLDFGSIRSFPEPIRRANLKLARGLIDDDTSAMGQALIALGYLARGQEPAPMVEIVRTLFEPVREDRRFDPKKYDSVAKAAAVGEIALANRLYASPAHSVFLLRALIGAEGIIRQLGLVTNYHRLFRDCVERAEARSKE
- the lexA gene encoding transcriptional repressor LexA; protein product: MATLTKRQKQLVDYLSDHIGKFGYAPTLQEIGAYFGLSSLATIHKHLKNLEAKGLIRRKWNHSRALEMVDTTPRSTARELPMLGLVAAGAPIEAVEGNDTITVPEEFIRRQQTFCLRVRGESMIDEGIRDGDYIIVEGRDHANDGETVVALINGEATVKKFYHQDDGTIRLQPANATMAPIYAAAEELTVRGVVVGLMRHYR